The following coding sequences are from one Oncorhynchus nerka isolate Pitt River linkage group LG6, Oner_Uvic_2.0, whole genome shotgun sequence window:
- the LOC115130480 gene encoding protein FAM199X isoform X1, with the protein MSEALYGKFLAPEEPFPLLSQRGNFSEAGTLDVSDFGFQLSSCHRTDPLRRFHSNRWNLTSCGTSVASSECSEELFSSVSVGDQEDCYSLLDDQEFTSFDLFPEGSVCSDVSSSISTYWDWSDSEFEWQFFAYPQLPGSDIASGSDVLSDIIPSVPSSPCLSSKRKTKPHRNMDELPWSAMTNDEQVEYIEYLSRKVSTEMGLREQLDIIKIIDPCAQISPTDSEFIIELNCLTDEKLKQVRNYIREHSPRLRPCSTRDSWKRSGHSSASNSGVSGASSSNASMVSSASSSTGSTGSTGNSASNCSAANISRAHSDGNLSSAAERIRDSKKRSKQRKLQQKALRKRQLKEQRQARKERLSGLFLNEEVLSLKVTEEEDRGEDVVDVLM; encoded by the exons ATGTCTGAGGCTCTTTATGGAAAGTTCCTAGCCCCCGAGGAGCCCTTTCCACTGCTGTCGCAGCGAGGGAACTTCAGTGAGGCAGGCACTTTGGATGTCAGTGACTTTGGCTTTCAGTTGTCCTCTTGTCACCGGACAGACCCTCTGCGCCGCTTCCATAGTAACAG ATGGAACCTGACTTCCTGTGGAACGAGTGTGGCCAGCTCAGAATGCAGCGAGGAGCTGTTCTCCTCGGTCTCCGTGGGAGACCAGGAGGACTGCTACTCCCTCCTGGACGACCAGGAGTTCACCTCCTTCGATCTGTTCCCAGAAGGAAGCGTCTGCAGCGACGTGTCCTCCTCTATCAGCACTTACTGGGACTGGTCAGACAGTGAATTTGAGTGGCAG TTTTTTGCTTATCCACAGCTGCCTGGAAGCGACATAGCCAGTGGAAGTGATGTGCTCTCTGACATCATACCCAGTGTTCCCAGCTCCCCATGCCTTTCCTCCAAGAGAAAGACCAAACCACATAGAAATATGGATGAGCTCCCCTGGAGTGCTATGACCAATGATGAACAG GTGGAATATATTGAATATTTGAGCAGAAAGGTCAGCACGGAGATGGGGCTACGAGAGCAGTTGGATATCATCAAGATCATTGACCCGTGTGCACAGATATCCCCCACAGACAGCGAGTTTATCATCGAGCTCAACTGCCTGACTGATGAGAAACTGAAACAG GTGAGAAACTACATCCGGGAGCACAGTCCACGACTGCGCCCCTGCAGCACCCGGGACAGCTGGAAGAGGAGTGGCCATAGCAGTGCTAGCAACAGCGGGGTGAGTGGGGCCAGCAGCAGCAACGCTAGCATGGTCAGCAGTGCCAGCAGCTCCACCGGATCCACAGGCTCCACAGGCAACTCTGCCTCCAACTGCAGTGCGGCTAACATCAGCCGCGCCCACAGTGACGGGAACCTGTCCAGTGCTGCTGAGCGGATCCGGGACTCCAAG AAACGTTCTAAGCAGAGAAAGCTGCAGCAGAAAGCCCTGCGTAAGAGACAGCTGAAGGAGCAGAGACAGGCCCGCAAGGAGAGGCTGAGTGGCCTCTTCCTCAACGAAGAGGTGCTGTCACTCAAAGTCACAGAGGAGGAGGACCGTGGAGAAGATGTGGTCGACGTCTTGATGTGA
- the LOC115130480 gene encoding protein FAM199X isoform X2, whose amino-acid sequence MSEALYGKFLAPEEPFPLLSQRGNFSEAGTLDVSDFGFQLSSCHRTDPLRRFHSNRWNLTSCGTSVASSECSEELFSSVSVGDQEDCYSLLDDQEFTSFDLFPEGSVCSDVSSSISTYWDWSDSEFEWQLPGSDIASGSDVLSDIIPSVPSSPCLSSKRKTKPHRNMDELPWSAMTNDEQVEYIEYLSRKVSTEMGLREQLDIIKIIDPCAQISPTDSEFIIELNCLTDEKLKQVRNYIREHSPRLRPCSTRDSWKRSGHSSASNSGVSGASSSNASMVSSASSSTGSTGSTGNSASNCSAANISRAHSDGNLSSAAERIRDSKKRSKQRKLQQKALRKRQLKEQRQARKERLSGLFLNEEVLSLKVTEEEDRGEDVVDVLM is encoded by the exons ATGTCTGAGGCTCTTTATGGAAAGTTCCTAGCCCCCGAGGAGCCCTTTCCACTGCTGTCGCAGCGAGGGAACTTCAGTGAGGCAGGCACTTTGGATGTCAGTGACTTTGGCTTTCAGTTGTCCTCTTGTCACCGGACAGACCCTCTGCGCCGCTTCCATAGTAACAG ATGGAACCTGACTTCCTGTGGAACGAGTGTGGCCAGCTCAGAATGCAGCGAGGAGCTGTTCTCCTCGGTCTCCGTGGGAGACCAGGAGGACTGCTACTCCCTCCTGGACGACCAGGAGTTCACCTCCTTCGATCTGTTCCCAGAAGGAAGCGTCTGCAGCGACGTGTCCTCCTCTATCAGCACTTACTGGGACTGGTCAGACAGTGAATTTGAGTGGCAG CTGCCTGGAAGCGACATAGCCAGTGGAAGTGATGTGCTCTCTGACATCATACCCAGTGTTCCCAGCTCCCCATGCCTTTCCTCCAAGAGAAAGACCAAACCACATAGAAATATGGATGAGCTCCCCTGGAGTGCTATGACCAATGATGAACAG GTGGAATATATTGAATATTTGAGCAGAAAGGTCAGCACGGAGATGGGGCTACGAGAGCAGTTGGATATCATCAAGATCATTGACCCGTGTGCACAGATATCCCCCACAGACAGCGAGTTTATCATCGAGCTCAACTGCCTGACTGATGAGAAACTGAAACAG GTGAGAAACTACATCCGGGAGCACAGTCCACGACTGCGCCCCTGCAGCACCCGGGACAGCTGGAAGAGGAGTGGCCATAGCAGTGCTAGCAACAGCGGGGTGAGTGGGGCCAGCAGCAGCAACGCTAGCATGGTCAGCAGTGCCAGCAGCTCCACCGGATCCACAGGCTCCACAGGCAACTCTGCCTCCAACTGCAGTGCGGCTAACATCAGCCGCGCCCACAGTGACGGGAACCTGTCCAGTGCTGCTGAGCGGATCCGGGACTCCAAG AAACGTTCTAAGCAGAGAAAGCTGCAGCAGAAAGCCCTGCGTAAGAGACAGCTGAAGGAGCAGAGACAGGCCCGCAAGGAGAGGCTGAGTGGCCTCTTCCTCAACGAAGAGGTGCTGTCACTCAAAGTCACAGAGGAGGAGGACCGTGGAGAAGATGTGGTCGACGTCTTGATGTGA